From the genome of Deltaproteobacteria bacterium:
ACCGGGCGTTGGAGGTGATGCGTCAGGGGATCAGCCGTCCGCCGGGAAAACCGTCTGTCGAACTGGAGTCTTTGCGTAAGCGCGTGGCGGACCTGGAGCAGCTCACCGGGGATCAGGCGCTGGTGATCCGTGCCTTTAAAGAATCGCCCCCGTCGTCGTCGGTCAGTGTGTCGGATTGGGCGTCGTCATCGGATGCGACCACGTCATCCTCTCCCCCTCCGGAATGGTCGGAGGAGGCCGAGTCGCCGGCGTCGCACCCTCCGGCAAAAAGAGCGCTAACCAGAATTGCGACGATGGCGAACCGAAATGCGGTCATGGGTACTCCACGCGGTGAGGAACGAGCGGAAAAATTGTCAGTCTTTCACGACCTGGATGGCAATCGAGGCGCGCCGATCTAAAGTGACAACCGTGATTTTGCCCGGAATGAGACAGGGATGAAACCCGGACGCGCCAGCCGGACTGCGCAGTTCGCGGCGGGGTTTCGCGCGCTCGAGACCGCGCGACGCCCGGCGCGCGATCGTCTCGTCGAAGATCCGTTCGCCGTGCACTTTCTGCCCGCGTCGATGCGTGCGCTCGTCCGCGTGTCGGCGTTGCCCGCGCTCGGCGGACTGGTGCGCGCGAACGTCGAGCGCAACTGGCCGGGCGCGATGACCTCGGGTGTCGCACGCACGCGCCTGATCGACGATTGGGTGCGCGACGCGGTACGCGACGGCATCGACCTGATCGTGATTCTGGGCACAGGGTTCGACAGCCGTGCGTACCGATTGCCCGAACTCGCGACCATGCGCGTTGTGGAGATCGACCACCCCGACACGCAGGCACTCAAGCGAGCGGGCATCGCGCGGCTTGTCGGCACGCCACCGGCAAATGTCGCGTACCTTGCCGCCGACCTGTCGAGCGCCGATCTTCGCGATGTGCTGCGTGCATCGA
Proteins encoded in this window:
- a CDS encoding class I SAM-dependent methyltransferase, which translates into the protein MKPGRASRTAQFAAGFRALETARRPARDRLVEDPFAVHFLPASMRALVRVSALPALGGLVRANVERNWPGAMTSGVARTRLIDDWVRDAVRDGIDLIVILGTGFDSRAYRLPELATMRVVEIDHPDTQALKRAGIARLVGTPPANVAYLAADLSSADLRDVLRASNLNLSRRAFVIWEGVTHYLPAMSVERTLREIATTCAPGSRLVFTYIHRGLIDGTIAFDGANLSRDRVSGEGEPWIFGFDPASLATDLAAYGLTLCEDHGADNYRARYWGEAGRRMRGFSFYRAALAEVPRERLTSPPGRPA